In Candidatus Zixiibacteriota bacterium, a genomic segment contains:
- a CDS encoding tetratricopeptide repeat protein, which produces MTRLATILSIIASLFIIAACTQDSPARIRYEMEKIAFQAEKMTEQLSIQPELITVDDNLRLKTAHENIIAYYHRHKTDENIVADTITLRQMARIALGSQLHLARYYQTGRQVDSLIAAFRRIGNEIPALPDDIVSAQLNLAIAYKGFRQYDSTLAIYDRVLENYFPPLDYKQRVNINIMNIPLDMIKISKSLKDDRRFASFTNSALEYYGRLKSEFSSNQELNRSARIHTARVFALAEKWRDAIDQLYDIKDTTGQLDINSAILIGNIFNGPLNKLDSALEMYHSIIDRKSDSAIIGQMLLDIGKIYCSKGDYVEGRKHFADLKRKFPYSPRLMSQTQLVYAQSFQADNDWDRALLEFQWLLDNYPYTEPAFQAARFIPEYFMADGDIELADIWYKKALEFYRQAAENKQGQPTELAAYTYMADIYRYTNRIPDAFETLERIHTLAPKSLIGAKALYNAAAIAYKDLGDSVRAQNYLDRLNKEFGTTDSTIINQDEKTNINIESLQ; this is translated from the coding sequence ATGACTCGTTTAGCAACGATACTATCCATAATCGCCAGTTTATTTATCATAGCGGCATGTACTCAGGATAGCCCTGCAAGAATCCGCTATGAAATGGAAAAAATCGCCTTTCAGGCCGAAAAGATGACGGAGCAACTTAGCATTCAACCCGAACTGATAACAGTTGATGATAATTTGAGATTAAAAACCGCCCACGAAAATATCATTGCCTATTATCATCGCCATAAAACCGATGAGAATATTGTCGCCGATACAATAACTTTGCGACAAATGGCCCGAATTGCCCTCGGCTCACAACTGCATTTAGCAAGATATTATCAGACCGGAAGACAGGTCGATTCGCTAATCGCCGCGTTTAGGCGCATAGGCAATGAAATTCCAGCCCTGCCCGATGATATTGTTTCGGCCCAACTTAATCTCGCCATAGCATATAAGGGCTTCAGACAGTATGATTCGACCCTTGCTATATATGACCGAGTCCTTGAAAATTATTTCCCCCCACTTGATTACAAGCAGCGAGTAAATATAAATATCATGAATATACCGCTGGATATGATTAAAATATCGAAATCATTAAAAGATGATCGGCGGTTTGCCAGCTTTACCAACAGCGCTCTGGAATACTATGGCAGATTAAAATCGGAATTTTCGAGTAATCAGGAATTAAATCGTTCAGCCAGGATTCATACTGCTCGAGTATTTGCCCTTGCTGAAAAATGGCGTGATGCTATTGACCAGCTTTATGATATCAAAGACACTACCGGTCAACTTGATATTAACTCGGCTATCCTGATTGGCAATATTTTTAACGGCCCCCTAAACAAACTCGATAGCGCCCTGGAAATGTATCATTCTATTATCGACCGGAAATCGGATAGCGCTATTATAGGACAAATGCTTCTGGACATTGGAAAAATATATTGTTCCAAGGGTGATTATGTCGAAGGACGAAAGCACTTTGCCGATTTAAAAAGGAAATTTCCTTATAGCCCACGCCTCATGTCTCAAACTCAACTGGTTTATGCCCAGTCATTTCAAGCCGACAATGACTGGGATCGCGCCCTTCTGGAATTTCAATGGCTGCTTGACAATTACCCCTATACCGAACCGGCGTTCCAGGCCGCCCGTTTTATACCCGAATATTTCATGGCGGACGGCGATATTGAATTGGCAGATATATGGTATAAAAAAGCCCTTGAATTTTACCGGCAGGCCGCGGAAAATAAGCAGGGTCAGCCGACTGAGCTCGCCGCTTATACATATATGGCCGATATATATCGGTACACCAATCGAATTCCAGATGCTTTTGAAACTCTTGAAAGAATTCATACCCTGGCCCCAAAGTCATTAATCGGCGCCAAGGCCTTATATAACGCGGCCGCTATCGCCTATAAAGACTTGGGTGATTCAGTACGGGCCCAAAACTACCTCGACCGGCTAAATAAAGAATTCGGAACCACCGATAGCACAATTATTAACCAGGACGAAAAAACAAATATAAATATAGAATCCTTGCAATAA
- a CDS encoding terminase family protein — MAWLLGSNRPENLLATGNRWGKSYVQAIKILHRALFKIRSPENDGDGHYNIVAASITQDQANIIFNTAVRIVRSNQLFSGLVKSIKRTPYPIMIFGNDAVITARTTQNRGNYLLGNDYDFFSFDEAAFEIESEYVINDVIMMRLADRNGRLDLISTPNGKNWFYRRMCELQKDSERGYVQFGDSRDNPYLSRMALKARLKQLPADRVAQNIAGQFIDNNRTIFSSVDIDRALTSGELESFNSERKYISGWDLARKQTHTAGMTFDVTDKPYKLVAFDRFNNRDWSDVVAAIRRRQDEYKSKLVVDATGLGDVIISELSDLKPEGVVFTPKTKSELLGNLLLLHNRKEIRYCDIVQYEEKGIRWSLEDEMREITWENNNKYDAVMAMALAVWPKRNRILFPTSGPVPVRVSTI; from the coding sequence GTGGCCTGGTTACTTGGCTCTAATCGTCCGGAGAATCTGTTGGCAACCGGTAATCGCTGGGGTAAATCATACGTTCAGGCGATAAAGATTCTCCATCGCGCGTTATTTAAAATTCGTTCCCCGGAAAATGACGGCGACGGTCATTATAATATTGTGGCGGCGTCGATAACCCAGGATCAGGCCAATATAATTTTTAATACCGCAGTGCGAATTGTGCGGTCGAATCAGTTATTTTCGGGATTGGTGAAGTCAATTAAAAGAACGCCGTATCCGATAATGATATTTGGCAATGACGCCGTTATAACGGCACGAACGACCCAAAACCGGGGCAATTATTTGCTAGGCAATGATTATGATTTTTTTTCGTTTGATGAAGCCGCATTTGAGATCGAATCGGAGTATGTGATAAATGATGTTATCATGATGCGGCTGGCTGATAGAAACGGTCGATTGGATTTGATTTCAACACCTAATGGTAAAAACTGGTTTTATCGGCGGATGTGTGAGTTGCAAAAGGATTCCGAACGAGGGTATGTGCAGTTCGGGGATAGTCGAGATAATCCTTACCTTTCGAGGATGGCACTGAAAGCGCGATTAAAACAGTTGCCGGCGGATCGCGTGGCTCAGAATATAGCGGGGCAATTTATTGATAACAATCGGACGATATTCTCTTCGGTAGATATCGACCGGGCTTTGACGTCAGGAGAACTTGAATCATTTAACTCCGAACGGAAATATATTTCGGGGTGGGATCTTGCTCGCAAGCAGACCCATACGGCAGGGATGACATTCGATGTTACCGATAAACCGTATAAACTGGTCGCATTTGATCGATTTAACAATCGCGATTGGTCGGATGTGGTAGCAGCCATCAGGCGCCGGCAGGATGAGTATAAAAGTAAGTTAGTCGTTGACGCGACAGGGTTGGGCGATGTGATTATCTCCGAGTTATCGGATTTAAAACCTGAAGGAGTGGTTTTTACGCCGAAGACTAAATCGGAGCTATTGGGGAATTTGTTGCTTCTTCATAATCGCAAGGAAATAAGGTATTGTGATATTGTTCAATATGAAGAAAAAGGAATCCGGTGGAGTCTGGAAGATGAGATGCGGGAGATAACGTGGGAAAATAATAACAAATATGACGCCGTGATGGCTATGGCACTGGCCGTATGGCCCAAGAGAAATCGGATTTTATTCCCAACCAGCGGTCCGGTTCCGGTCAGGGTTTCAACCATATAA
- a CDS encoding sialidase family protein — translation MDKYIANSSATNPLGISTGRKCFRVTSGQYANRLAILYASSSSNIVLVSADPPYTNISSPTTIVTDSADMPFDAEMDSDGNIYFAYTIGTSNNLGFVKLTFSGGVWSVGSPVIVYNADDNYYPSLLKLTSDEIGIAFTRESGGNKYINYKKSTDDGSSWGTVSDPGDTLTSGAASAFGQLLESQGFVYTFYTEGGTGFGYRRRSVSGSTWESAVSLATGSGFSENFDTAVNPDGRIGTAYATSSGLMFREYSGSVWSGEMSLESNTVSNPSVTYQGGIPFVTYSRSVGSNMDVVYYTKKEEDSFSTPAILDSRKSFFQSLLLYDESAGSIEDLTSAGSSADSADILHSGTGAMMVDSGDSIFFGMDRPFHALNLILSTAGEGGEVLWRYFTGQTWQSFTPSSGAWHFTTTNHDVLLWADYSSIPDDWQKKILNGAAMYWVAATVTTAYTTAPIGSQITAASDLGAVSVKD, via the coding sequence ATGGACAAGTATATTGCCAACAGCAGCGCTACGAATCCGCTGGGGATTTCAACCGGGAGAAAGTGTTTCCGCGTAACCAGCGGTCAATACGCCAATCGTCTGGCCATATTATATGCCTCGTCTTCATCAAATATAGTGTTAGTTTCTGCGGATCCCCCGTACACAAACATTTCGTCTCCGACAACGATTGTGACTGATTCGGCAGATATGCCTTTTGACGCCGAGATGGATTCCGACGGCAATATTTATTTTGCATATACAATCGGAACGAGTAACAATCTTGGATTCGTAAAGCTAACATTTAGCGGTGGAGTTTGGTCGGTTGGATCACCTGTTATAGTGTATAACGCGGATGATAATTATTACCCCTCGCTCTTGAAATTGACTTCAGATGAGATTGGTATCGCATTTACAAGGGAATCAGGGGGAAACAAATATATAAATTATAAAAAATCAACAGATGATGGGTCGAGTTGGGGCACTGTATCCGATCCGGGAGATACCTTGACTTCGGGGGCGGCTTCGGCTTTTGGACAATTATTGGAATCTCAGGGGTTTGTTTATACATTTTATACCGAAGGGGGAACAGGCTTTGGTTATCGCCGGCGGTCGGTTAGCGGATCGACCTGGGAGAGTGCGGTATCACTGGCAACCGGCTCAGGGTTTAGTGAGAATTTTGATACTGCCGTCAATCCCGATGGACGTATCGGAACCGCATACGCGACCTCGAGCGGATTGATGTTTCGTGAGTATTCCGGTTCGGTCTGGTCGGGAGAGATGTCGCTCGAATCCAATACGGTTTCGAATCCATCGGTAACATACCAGGGAGGTATACCATTTGTTACTTACTCCCGCAGTGTAGGGAGTAATATGGATGTTGTTTATTATACCAAAAAGGAAGAAGATTCTTTTTCTACGCCTGCCATTCTTGATTCACGAAAATCGTTTTTTCAGAGTCTGCTGTTATATGACGAATCGGCCGGTTCTATCGAGGATTTGACATCCGCGGGATCGTCAGCCGATAGCGCGGATATTCTTCATTCGGGCACCGGAGCGATGATGGTCGATTCGGGCGATTCGATATTTTTTGGAATGGACAGGCCGTTTCATGCTTTGAATTTAATATTGTCGACTGCCGGCGAGGGGGGCGAAGTTCTTTGGCGGTATTTTACCGGTCAAACCTGGCAATCGTTCACACCATCATCAGGCGCCTGGCATTTCACAACGACGAATCATGACGTTTTATTATGGGCGGATTATTCGTCTATCCCTGATGATTGGCAGAAAAAAATACTTAACGGCGCGGCCATGTATTGGGTGGCAGCGACGGTAACCACGGCATATACAACCGCACCGATTGGTAGTCAAATAACGGCGGCGTCCGATTTGGGAGCGGTTTCGGTAAAGGATTAA
- a CDS encoding DNRLRE domain-containing protein, giving the protein MRFIILIFMLSSVCMGQTPVGYNKWELSEGKYQSQFGGIFHNYMKPDSSWAEIENDWISDGDTLFTNYRAILQSEVTDKGQSVVTLKYKGNTYTVTQIPKKLIWLKTDTWDWVDIFPSTTWPTPTVNGNILSWNNIFPGVNYRITKRNGAVPHAVMFKPAFLDSAVTLYNQRADSSTIALGNVNEYSLTGVDNADIGIGNVPKRVLKKLKDFVFEISQQRLWHDTVHTDIQVLQRWVKLAGKIYCIEYMMMSDVRQFHEDNPTEVIWHNTETTLDKDDIDDCFLEMNDADDNNGTGNVINLTESELLQLNGLMYIDISVIGSDQQVDSCYLDLFRVTPNHNDSQVYVAPMTATWIETQATWNDRITGTAWSTGGGDYSLCGGEWCDSLTDMGDFGYFQEIGIKSLADGGLAEVVEDWIDGTSTNYGLMMQTEYKGGAMMISSTEESGTGRAPELIVWHSDAEEPPSTTSRRRKVLTGGR; this is encoded by the coding sequence ATGCGGTTTATCATCCTGATATTTATGCTTTCGTCTGTTTGCATGGGGCAAACGCCTGTCGGCTATAATAAATGGGAATTGTCTGAAGGAAAATACCAATCTCAATTCGGCGGGATATTCCATAATTACATGAAGCCCGATTCATCCTGGGCGGAGATTGAAAATGACTGGATAAGCGACGGCGATACGCTGTTTACAAATTATCGGGCGATATTGCAAAGCGAAGTTACGGATAAAGGGCAATCGGTTGTCACGCTCAAATATAAAGGCAATACTTATACCGTTACGCAGATACCGAAAAAATTAATCTGGCTCAAGACCGATACATGGGATTGGGTTGATATATTCCCATCAACAACATGGCCAACTCCGACAGTAAACGGGAATATTCTATCGTGGAATAATATTTTCCCCGGCGTCAACTATCGGATTACTAAACGTAACGGGGCGGTTCCCCATGCGGTAATGTTTAAGCCCGCTTTTCTCGATTCGGCGGTGACGCTATATAATCAACGGGCCGACTCATCCACCATCGCATTAGGGAATGTGAATGAGTATTCATTGACGGGCGTGGACAATGCTGATATTGGGATTGGGAACGTCCCAAAGCGAGTGCTGAAGAAACTGAAGGATTTTGTTTTTGAAATCAGTCAACAGAGATTATGGCATGATACGGTTCATACAGATATTCAAGTATTGCAAAGATGGGTCAAGCTCGCCGGGAAGATTTACTGCATCGAGTACATGATGATGTCGGACGTTAGGCAATTCCACGAAGATAATCCAACAGAAGTAATCTGGCATAACACGGAGACGACACTTGATAAAGACGATATTGACGATTGTTTTCTTGAGATGAATGACGCTGATGATAATAATGGTACGGGCAATGTGATTAATTTAACGGAAAGCGAGTTACTTCAATTAAATGGTTTGATGTATATTGATATATCTGTTATAGGTTCTGACCAACAGGTTGACTCATGCTATTTAGACCTGTTTCGGGTTACTCCTAATCATAATGACAGCCAAGTATATGTGGCACCCATGACTGCAACGTGGATTGAAACTCAAGCAACATGGAATGACAGGATAACCGGCACAGCCTGGTCAACGGGCGGTGGCGATTATTCGTTATGCGGTGGCGAATGGTGTGACAGTTTAACTGATATGGGGGACTTTGGTTATTTTCAGGAAATCGGAATAAAGAGTCTGGCTGATGGCGGTCTTGCTGAAGTGGTCGAGGATTGGATTGACGGAACAAGTACAAATTATGGATTGATGATGCAGACCGAATATAAGGGTGGCGCAATGATGATTAGCTCTACTGAAGAATCGGGCACGGGCAGGGCACCCGAATTGATTGTCTGGCATAGTGACGCCGAGGAACCGCCGAGTACTACATCACGCAGAAGAAAAGTATTAACCGGAGGTCGATAA